From a region of the Streptacidiphilus albus JL83 genome:
- a CDS encoding carboxymuconolactone decarboxylase family protein — translation MEARLNIMASPVAAKAIKHLIAASQALAESTVPAATRELVNLRASQINGCAGCIDMHTKEATAAGETAVRLHLVAAWREAKVFTEAERAALELAEEGTRIADAAGGVTDEVWANAAKYYDEDQLAALVTQIAVINAFNRGNVITQQPAGDYQVGRHH, via the coding sequence GTGGAAGCCCGTCTGAACATCATGGCCAGCCCGGTCGCCGCCAAGGCCATCAAGCACCTCATCGCCGCGAGCCAGGCGCTCGCGGAGTCGACGGTGCCGGCCGCGACGCGCGAGCTGGTCAACCTCCGCGCCAGCCAGATCAACGGCTGCGCCGGCTGCATCGACATGCACACCAAGGAGGCCACCGCGGCCGGGGAGACCGCGGTGCGGCTGCACCTGGTCGCGGCCTGGCGCGAGGCCAAGGTCTTCACCGAAGCCGAGCGCGCCGCGCTGGAGCTGGCCGAGGAGGGCACCCGGATCGCGGACGCGGCCGGCGGCGTCACCGACGAGGTCTGGGCCAACGCGGCCAAGTACTACGACGAGGACCAGCTCGCCGCCCTGGTGACCCAGATCGCCGTCATCAACGCCTTCAACCGCGGCAACGTCATCACCCAGCAGCCCGCCGGCGACTACCAGGTCGGCCGGCACCACTGA
- a CDS encoding sensor histidine kinase, which translates to MMIPPALRRSALRVRRDTGFLATGVMPHLALVPVWSWGATTAAETGNRALALTAPVVLILLGVPVLTAVQRYRHRALLGVDIPRPTPTPERWSWAAVARRLSSTRIWRQLGYHLLLGPLLAALELSVLAMAAAGLAGALAYGWVWVLPVGVRQDWFGYATWAPCCTAAGIALLWAVPWTAGAVARTESRLALALLGPSRAQRLQERVEYLAGSRTDLIEAVDAERRRIERDLHDGTQQRLVSLAVNLGLAMATRPDLLGEAREVIAEAHLEAKEAIAELNDLVRGLHPAVLEDRGLDAALSGLAARAPLPVRLRVDLEERVVPAVESVAYFVISEALANVTKHARATRAEVTVRRVGKVLRVNVTDDGLGGADASAGTGLSGLAKRIGSVDGTFRVSSPVGGPTTVAAELPCER; encoded by the coding sequence ATGATGATTCCACCCGCGCTGAGGCGCTCGGCGCTTCGGGTGCGGCGGGACACCGGCTTCCTGGCCACCGGTGTCATGCCGCACCTGGCCCTGGTGCCCGTGTGGTCCTGGGGCGCGACGACCGCCGCCGAGACGGGGAACCGGGCTTTGGCGCTCACCGCGCCGGTCGTCCTGATCCTGCTCGGTGTCCCGGTGCTGACGGCCGTTCAGCGGTACCGCCACCGGGCACTCCTCGGAGTGGACATCCCTCGGCCGACGCCGACGCCGGAGCGGTGGTCGTGGGCGGCCGTCGCCCGACGGCTTTCCTCGACGCGGATCTGGCGCCAGCTCGGATACCACCTGCTCCTGGGCCCGCTGCTGGCCGCGTTGGAGCTGTCGGTGCTCGCGATGGCGGCTGCGGGCCTGGCGGGCGCCCTCGCCTACGGCTGGGTGTGGGTGCTGCCGGTGGGGGTCCGCCAGGACTGGTTCGGCTACGCGACGTGGGCGCCGTGCTGCACGGCGGCCGGCATCGCCCTCCTGTGGGCCGTGCCCTGGACGGCGGGAGCGGTGGCCCGGACGGAGTCGCGCCTCGCGTTGGCGCTGCTCGGGCCCAGCCGGGCCCAGCGGCTCCAGGAGCGGGTCGAGTACCTGGCCGGGAGTCGCACCGACCTGATCGAGGCAGTCGACGCCGAGCGCCGCCGGATCGAGCGCGACCTGCACGACGGCACCCAGCAGCGGCTGGTCTCCCTCGCGGTCAACCTGGGCCTGGCCATGGCCACGCGCCCCGACCTGCTGGGTGAGGCCCGCGAGGTGATCGCGGAGGCGCACCTTGAGGCGAAGGAGGCGATCGCCGAACTCAACGATCTGGTACGCGGGTTGCACCCAGCCGTACTCGAAGACCGAGGGCTGGACGCGGCCCTGTCCGGGTTGGCCGCCCGGGCACCGTTGCCGGTGCGCCTGCGGGTCGATCTTGAGGAGCGGGTGGTGCCCGCCGTGGAGTCGGTCGCGTACTTCGTGATCTCCGAGGCGCTGGCCAACGTGACCAAGCACGCTCGCGCGACACGTGCCGAGGTGACCGTCAGGCGGGTCGGGAAGGTGTTGCGGGTGAATGTCACCGACGACGGACTGGGTGGTGCCGACGCCTCCGCCGGTACCGGGCTGAGCGGGCTGGCCAAGCGGATCGGCTCCGTCGACGGGACCTTCCGCGTCAGCAGCCCCGTCGGGGGACCGACGACCGTCGCGGCGGAGCTGCCGTGCGAGCGGTGA
- a CDS encoding response regulator encodes MRAVIAEDSVLLRIGLVKVLEMGGFQVAAAVGDGEALLAAVEEHRPELALVDVRMPPGFTDEGLRAAMVIRRRWPRTAVVLLSQYVEERYVADLLATSTSGVGYLLKQRVADVGEFVEAVQRVAGGGTALDPQVVAQLLLRRDSDPLDRLTPRERDVLGLMAEGRSNAGIAEALTVGESAVAKHINNIFAKLDLPVIDTDHRRVLAVLRFLGASRS; translated from the coding sequence GTGCGAGCGGTGATCGCCGAGGACTCGGTGCTGTTGCGGATCGGTCTGGTCAAGGTGCTGGAGATGGGTGGTTTCCAGGTCGCCGCGGCAGTCGGCGACGGGGAAGCGCTGCTGGCGGCAGTGGAGGAGCACCGGCCCGAACTCGCCCTGGTGGACGTCCGGATGCCGCCCGGCTTCACCGACGAGGGCTTGCGCGCCGCGATGGTGATCCGTCGGCGGTGGCCGCGGACGGCGGTGGTGCTGCTCTCGCAGTACGTGGAGGAGCGGTACGTGGCCGACCTGCTGGCGACCAGCACCAGCGGCGTGGGCTACCTGCTCAAGCAACGCGTCGCCGATGTGGGGGAGTTCGTGGAGGCGGTGCAGCGGGTCGCGGGCGGGGGCACGGCGCTGGATCCGCAGGTCGTCGCCCAGCTGCTGCTGCGACGGGACAGCGACCCGCTGGACCGGCTGACCCCTCGTGAACGGGACGTACTGGGCCTCATGGCCGAGGGGCGCTCCAACGCCGGCATCGCCGAGGCGCTGACGGTCGGCGAGAGTGCGGTGGCCAAGCACATCAACAACATCTTCGCCAAGCTCGACCTGCCGGTGATCGACACGGACCACCGCCGCGTGCTCGCCGTTCTGCGCTTCCTCGGAGCGTCCCGGTCCTGA
- a CDS encoding S53 family peptidase — protein sequence MRLSPTSSKAVRTAAGFGALVVALMVPFSGTAQAGPTTTAATAAATTHDACGAVSPGEARCLAVVRDSGHSGFGVRGPAAAAQAGRNAAAATLPTGYGPADLQSAYRLPATGGKGQTIALIEAFGDPTAASDLAVYRTTYGLPACTVAGGCLRVVNQKGKSSPLPAAGTTKVTAGWQTETSLDLDMASAICPDCHILLVQADDQTDADLGAAAAVAPSLGATEVSNSYGIQESNGVSGYAKDYQHAGVAYVASSGDYGYTVPSEPAVFPGVIAVGGTSLTKSTDARGWTETAWDLAGSGCSAWEAKPAWQHDTDCPGRMVSDVSAEADPTIGVAVYSTVDGGWLPVGGTSASAPIIAGVIALAGNPGKLPNASYLYARTKDLYDVTSGTNVNGITCGGSYLCTAGKGYDGPTGNGTPDGVGAF from the coding sequence ATGCGGCTGTCACCCACTTCTTCCAAGGCTGTCCGGACCGCCGCCGGATTCGGCGCGCTGGTCGTCGCCCTGATGGTGCCCTTCAGCGGCACCGCGCAGGCCGGCCCGACGACCACTGCGGCCACCGCCGCGGCCACGACGCACGACGCCTGCGGTGCCGTGTCGCCGGGCGAGGCGCGCTGCCTCGCGGTGGTCCGCGACAGCGGACACAGCGGCTTCGGCGTCCGCGGCCCCGCGGCCGCCGCCCAGGCCGGCCGGAACGCGGCCGCCGCGACCCTGCCGACCGGCTACGGACCGGCGGACCTGCAATCGGCCTACCGGCTGCCGGCCACCGGCGGCAAGGGCCAGACCATCGCCCTGATCGAGGCGTTCGGCGACCCGACGGCCGCCTCCGACCTGGCCGTCTACCGCACCACCTACGGGCTGCCGGCCTGCACCGTCGCCGGCGGCTGCCTCCGCGTGGTCAACCAGAAGGGCAAGTCCTCGCCGCTGCCGGCGGCCGGGACGACGAAGGTCACCGCCGGCTGGCAGACCGAGACCTCGCTGGACCTGGACATGGCCTCGGCGATCTGTCCGGACTGCCACATCCTGCTGGTCCAGGCCGACGACCAGACCGACGCCGACCTGGGCGCCGCTGCGGCAGTCGCGCCCTCGCTCGGTGCGACCGAGGTGTCCAACAGCTACGGCATCCAGGAGTCCAACGGGGTCTCCGGCTATGCGAAGGACTACCAGCACGCCGGCGTGGCCTACGTGGCCTCCTCGGGTGACTACGGCTACACGGTGCCGTCGGAGCCCGCGGTCTTCCCCGGGGTGATCGCGGTCGGCGGCACCTCGCTGACCAAGTCGACCGACGCCCGCGGCTGGACCGAGACCGCCTGGGACCTGGCCGGCAGCGGCTGCTCGGCGTGGGAGGCCAAGCCGGCCTGGCAGCACGACACCGACTGCCCCGGACGCATGGTCTCCGACGTCTCCGCCGAGGCCGACCCGACCATCGGCGTGGCCGTCTACTCGACCGTCGACGGCGGTTGGCTGCCGGTCGGCGGCACCAGCGCGTCGGCGCCGATCATCGCGGGCGTCATCGCGCTGGCCGGCAACCCCGGCAAGCTGCCCAACGCCTCCTACCTCTACGCCCGCACCAAGGACCTCTACGACGTCACCAGCGGTACCAACGTCAACGGGATCACCTGCGGCGGCAGCTACCTCTGCACCGCCGGCAAGGGCTACGACGGCCCCACCGGCAACGGCACCCCGGACGGGGTCGGAGCCTTCTGA
- a CDS encoding MerR family transcriptional regulator: protein MRIGELASRAGVSVRSVRYYEEQGLLVSIRSASGQRQYVEQAVERVMFVQRLYAAGLSSRTIAELLPCVDAPSEENADAALERMARERERISRHIADLARTRDALDQVMGTAREYRDGLPTTARC, encoded by the coding sequence ATGCGTATCGGGGAACTCGCGTCACGGGCCGGGGTGAGCGTCCGGTCGGTGCGCTACTACGAGGAGCAGGGGCTGCTGGTCAGCATCCGCAGCGCCAGTGGGCAGCGGCAGTACGTCGAGCAGGCGGTCGAGCGGGTGATGTTCGTCCAGCGACTGTACGCCGCGGGGCTGTCCAGCCGCACCATAGCCGAACTGCTGCCGTGCGTCGACGCCCCGAGCGAGGAGAACGCCGACGCCGCGCTGGAGCGGATGGCGCGCGAGCGCGAGCGGATCTCCCGGCACATCGCCGATCTCGCCCGCACCCGGGACGCGCTCGACCAGGTCATGGGCACGGCCCGGGAGTACCGGGACGGCCTGCCGACGACGGCGCGGTGCTGA
- a CDS encoding alkene reductase: MTNLLHPHRLGELTLPNRVVLAPMTRARAAAGGLATPSMATYYAQRATAGLIVTEGVQPSLLGQSSPGTPGLHTAEQTDSWRQVTAAVHANGGRIFAQLMHSGRVSHQDTTGLQPVAPSAVPASEVFTPSGPRPAPVPRALDTAEVPGQARSFAEAARRAVEAGFDGVELHGANGYLISQFLSSNANLRTDGYGGSVANRIRFAVEATAATVEAVGKDRTGIRLSPGGTFWGVEERDVPELYAALLTELARLEVAYVHLEATSEEAVLTGLRRAWPGTLIMNPTLPMGPKQTGRAEADHWLGLGADLISFGRAFVANPDLVERLRQGLPIAPYDEATLYQGGDAGYLTYSAYQHTD, from the coding sequence GTGACGAACCTCCTCCACCCCCATCGCCTCGGCGAACTGACCCTGCCGAACCGGGTGGTGCTGGCCCCGATGACCCGGGCCCGCGCCGCCGCCGGCGGCCTGGCCACGCCGTCGATGGCGACGTACTACGCCCAGCGGGCGACGGCCGGACTGATCGTCACCGAGGGGGTGCAGCCCAGCCTGCTCGGCCAGTCCAGCCCGGGGACACCGGGGCTGCACACCGCCGAGCAGACCGACTCCTGGCGCCAGGTGACCGCTGCCGTCCACGCCAACGGCGGCCGGATCTTCGCCCAGCTCATGCACAGCGGGCGGGTCTCGCACCAGGACACCACCGGCCTCCAGCCGGTCGCGCCCTCGGCCGTCCCGGCCAGCGAGGTGTTCACCCCGTCCGGCCCCAGGCCCGCACCGGTCCCGCGCGCCCTGGACACCGCCGAGGTGCCCGGACAGGCCCGGTCCTTCGCCGAGGCCGCCCGCCGCGCCGTCGAGGCCGGCTTCGACGGCGTCGAACTGCACGGCGCCAACGGCTACCTGATATCCCAGTTCCTCTCCTCCAACGCCAACCTGCGCACGGACGGCTACGGCGGCTCGGTCGCCAACCGGATCCGCTTCGCCGTCGAGGCGACCGCCGCCACCGTCGAGGCCGTCGGCAAGGACCGGACCGGCATCCGGCTCTCCCCCGGCGGGACGTTCTGGGGCGTCGAGGAGCGCGACGTCCCCGAGCTCTACGCCGCGCTGCTGACCGAGCTGGCGCGGCTGGAGGTCGCCTACGTCCATCTGGAGGCCACCTCCGAGGAGGCGGTGCTGACCGGGCTGCGCCGAGCCTGGCCGGGCACCCTGATCATGAACCCGACGCTCCCGATGGGCCCGAAGCAGACCGGCCGGGCCGAGGCCGACCACTGGCTCGGCCTGGGCGCCGACCTCATCAGCTTCGGCCGCGCCTTCGTCGCCAACCCCGACCTGGTCGAGCGGCTGCGGCAGGGGCTGCCGATCGCCCCCTACGACGAGGCCACGCTCTACCAGGGCGGCGACGCGGGCTACCTCACCTACTCGGCCTACCAGCACACCGACTGA
- a CDS encoding carboxypeptidase regulatory-like domain-containing protein, translating to MAATEQGGASAVSGEPRPRWTETAKALASSLWFPALFFFGFLFCYLLAFHDPTPHDIRVAAPAPAAAGLQQGLDRALPGWYRIVPVPGGTAGLRQAVLDRHASGAYLPDPVRPTLYTAKAGGFEIVAELQAAFTPIAEAAPGVRLTQVELAPTAPHDGMGTSLFYLCLGMTIPSYIMVMMMLRATGLSRKKKVAAFVASGAVMAVVGFYIALAMDCIVDRPLCILFAFLLTQAVALTSYGLVPFARQFFPGVAIVVFVLLSMPASGGAIPIQMVPPFFRALHPYLPLGNLVDAMRGEMYFRGTGLFRPLLALSVWVASGIVLICLGYFWEQHRIATARSAGDRELTPGQLESMVQDPALEMPEPMPVTAHLHYIGASQPMLSGRIQDAHSQPLRGVLVTVTSTDNKRRLTRARTDEHGEYRVTGLPEGYVNVIAGGRRMVPSIEQVLVRSGHLTHQDFVLRPHHPEDPHHPEEESGPPAPAG from the coding sequence ATGGCCGCAACGGAGCAGGGCGGGGCGAGCGCGGTCTCGGGCGAGCCCCGGCCCCGCTGGACGGAGACGGCGAAGGCCCTGGCGAGCAGCCTCTGGTTCCCGGCGCTGTTCTTCTTCGGCTTCCTCTTCTGCTACCTGCTGGCCTTCCACGACCCGACACCGCACGACATCAGGGTGGCCGCCCCGGCACCGGCCGCAGCCGGACTGCAGCAGGGGCTGGACCGGGCGCTGCCGGGCTGGTACCGGATCGTGCCGGTGCCGGGCGGCACCGCCGGACTGCGGCAGGCCGTGCTCGACCGGCACGCCAGCGGGGCCTACCTCCCCGACCCGGTCCGGCCGACCCTCTACACCGCCAAGGCCGGCGGCTTCGAGATCGTCGCCGAGCTGCAGGCGGCCTTCACCCCGATCGCCGAGGCCGCGCCGGGGGTCCGGCTCACCCAGGTCGAACTGGCGCCCACCGCCCCGCACGACGGGATGGGCACCAGCCTCTTCTACCTCTGCCTCGGGATGACCATCCCCTCCTACATCATGGTGATGATGATGCTGCGGGCCACCGGCCTGAGCCGGAAGAAGAAGGTGGCCGCCTTCGTCGCCTCCGGCGCGGTGATGGCCGTCGTCGGGTTCTACATCGCGCTCGCGATGGACTGCATCGTGGACCGGCCGCTGTGCATCCTCTTCGCCTTCCTACTGACCCAGGCCGTCGCGCTGACCTCCTACGGGCTGGTGCCGTTCGCCCGGCAGTTCTTCCCCGGCGTGGCGATCGTGGTCTTCGTGCTGCTGTCCATGCCGGCCAGCGGCGGGGCGATCCCGATCCAGATGGTCCCGCCCTTCTTCCGCGCGCTCCACCCGTACCTGCCGCTGGGCAACCTGGTCGACGCGATGCGCGGCGAGATGTACTTCCGGGGCACCGGGCTGTTCCGGCCGCTGCTGGCCCTGTCGGTGTGGGTGGCCTCCGGCATCGTGCTGATCTGCCTCGGCTACTTCTGGGAGCAGCACCGGATCGCGACCGCCCGCTCCGCCGGGGACCGGGAACTGACCCCGGGGCAGTTGGAGTCCATGGTCCAGGACCCGGCCCTGGAGATGCCGGAGCCGATGCCGGTGACCGCGCACCTGCACTACATCGGCGCCTCGCAGCCGATGCTCAGCGGCCGGATCCAGGACGCCCACTCCCAGCCGCTGCGCGGCGTGCTGGTCACCGTCACCAGCACGGACAACAAGCGGCGGCTGACCCGGGCCAGGACCGACGAGCACGGGGAGTACCGGGTCACCGGCCTGCCCGAGGGCTACGTCAACGTGATCGCGGGCGGCCGGCGCATGGTTCCGTCGATCGAGCAGGTCCTGGTCCGGTCGGGCCACCTCACCCACCAGGACTTCGTTCTGCGCCCGCATCACCCCGAGGACCCGCACCATCCCGAGGAGGAGAGCGGGCCACCGGCACCGGCCGGCTAG
- a CDS encoding MgtC/SapB family protein, with amino-acid sequence MMELAAWGQPTGQGRVQLGELGPAFVLSAAIAPEREVRQKSAGLRTHTLVGFGAALIVLVSKYGFSDVRGSHVVLDPSRMAAQIVSGICFIGGGLIFVRQDAVRGLTTAAVVWLTAAVGMAAGAGLPVLAPVVTAGHLLAVRRFAPPAVRIPGSTRAPSRLRVDYVTGRGTCGRC; translated from the coding sequence ATGATGGAGCTGGCAGCGTGGGGTCAGCCGACCGGGCAGGGACGGGTGCAGCTGGGCGAGCTCGGGCCGGCCTTCGTGCTGTCGGCGGCCATCGCTCCGGAGCGCGAGGTCCGGCAGAAGAGCGCGGGCCTGCGCACGCATACGCTGGTCGGCTTCGGCGCCGCGCTGATCGTGCTGGTCTCCAAGTACGGCTTCAGCGACGTGCGGGGGAGCCACGTCGTGCTGGACCCCTCGCGGATGGCCGCGCAGATCGTCTCCGGGATCTGCTTCATCGGCGGCGGTCTGATCTTCGTCCGGCAGGACGCCGTGCGCGGGCTGACCACGGCCGCGGTGGTCTGGCTCACCGCCGCGGTGGGGATGGCCGCTGGCGCGGGCCTGCCGGTGCTGGCTCCGGTGGTGACGGCAGGTCACCTCCTGGCCGTACGGCGCTTCGCGCCGCCGGCGGTCCGCATCCCCGGCTCCACCCGGGCGCCGTCACGGCTGCGGGTGGACTACGTGACCGGCCGGGGCACCTGCGGGCGGTGCTGA
- a CDS encoding NADPH-dependent FMN reductase: MNALDFLYREWSGKPATSVTYGTRGGARAADQFREVLTGLHLHTLQDRLELVITKADLDEEWQLKDLDAVMGPYREQTRAIDAQLLEALKGSDRADG, encoded by the coding sequence ATGAACGCCCTGGACTTCCTCTACCGCGAGTGGAGCGGCAAGCCCGCGACCTCCGTCACCTACGGCACCAGGGGCGGCGCCCGGGCCGCCGACCAGTTCCGCGAGGTCCTCACCGGCCTCCACCTGCACACCCTGCAGGACCGCCTCGAACTCGTCATCACCAAGGCCGACCTGGACGAGGAGTGGCAGCTGAAGGACCTCGACGCGGTGATGGGGCCCTACCGCGAGCAGACCCGGGCCATCGACGCCCAGCTGCTCGAAGCGCTCAAGGGTTCCGACCGGGCTGACGGCTGA
- a CDS encoding MarR family winged helix-turn-helix transcriptional regulator, with the protein MTTTDPVRGPRSPRPTEDLGIVDGLVQLSFLVQGILGRAADGYDLTIVQIRLLGVLRDREPGMSQLARLLGLDKSSATGLIDRAARRGLVTRNAVPGDRRAATVALTDTGRRIAGEIAAEVDRQLNQAVSELTDTGRKRLSLLASRVVRHEAAGLGLDPGNS; encoded by the coding sequence ATGACGACGACCGACCCCGTCCGGGGACCGCGCAGCCCCCGGCCCACCGAGGACCTCGGCATCGTGGACGGGCTGGTCCAGCTGTCGTTCCTGGTCCAGGGCATCCTCGGCCGGGCTGCGGACGGCTACGACCTGACCATCGTCCAGATCCGGCTGCTCGGCGTGCTGCGCGACCGTGAGCCGGGGATGTCCCAGCTGGCGCGCCTGCTGGGCCTGGACAAGTCCAGTGCGACCGGCCTGATCGACCGGGCCGCGCGTCGCGGGCTGGTGACCCGCAACGCGGTGCCGGGGGACCGCCGCGCGGCGACCGTCGCCCTGACCGACACGGGCCGGCGGATCGCCGGGGAGATCGCCGCCGAGGTCGACCGGCAGCTCAATCAGGCGGTGAGCGAACTCACCGACACCGGGCGCAAGCGGCTGTCGCTGCTGGCCAGCCGGGTCGTGCGGCACGAAGCCGCCGGGCTCGGCCTAGATCCGGGCAACTCCTGA
- a CDS encoding TetR/AcrR family transcriptional regulator, translating to MVYTAAQLIRREGVGATGMREVAARAKAPRGSLQHYFPGGKEQLVNEAVAWAGEWAGGRVAGFVAAMSEPSPSGLFAAMVRQWTDEYLERGFAGGCPVAAAVVDCAGSADSTRGAAAEAFAAWTGPVAGALVGMGVPEPRAGSLATLMVSALEGAILLARSEQDIRALSAVAGELAPLLDAAAGDPAPVPRL from the coding sequence ATGGTCTACACGGCGGCCCAGCTCATCCGCCGCGAGGGCGTCGGCGCGACCGGGATGCGCGAGGTCGCGGCGCGGGCGAAGGCGCCGCGCGGGTCGCTGCAGCACTACTTCCCGGGCGGCAAGGAGCAGTTGGTCAACGAGGCGGTGGCCTGGGCCGGGGAGTGGGCCGGCGGCCGGGTGGCCGGCTTCGTCGCCGCGATGTCCGAGCCCTCGCCGAGCGGGCTGTTCGCCGCGATGGTCCGGCAGTGGACCGACGAGTACCTGGAGCGCGGTTTCGCGGGCGGCTGCCCGGTCGCGGCGGCGGTGGTGGACTGCGCCGGCTCCGCCGACTCGACCAGGGGCGCCGCCGCCGAGGCCTTCGCCGCCTGGACCGGCCCGGTGGCGGGGGCGCTGGTCGGGATGGGCGTGCCGGAGCCCCGGGCCGGGTCGCTGGCCACGCTGATGGTCAGCGCGCTGGAGGGGGCGATCCTGCTCGCGCGCTCCGAGCAGGACATCCGCGCCCTGTCCGCCGTCGCCGGTGAGCTCGCCCCGCTGCTCGACGCGGCGGCCGGCGACCCGGCCCCGGTGCCGCGGTTGTGA
- a CDS encoding NAD(P)-dependent oxidoreductase: MEAGFIGLGVMGQPMALNLARSGAELVVWNRTAAACEPLRAVGAAVAAEPAEVFRRARTVILMLADGAAVDAVLGRGTADFAANVAGHTVVHMGTTSPEYSRALEADVRSAGGRYVEAPVSGSRGPAQAGQLVAMLAGDDAAVREVRPLLAPMCGDSYLCGAVPDALLMKLSVNLFLITMVTGLTEAFHFADRHGLDRERFLAVLDAGPMASTVSRAKAAKLAERDFAVQAAISDVLKNNRLIADEARQSGLASPLLDACHALYAEAEALGHGREDMAAVLQAIEARTDGRTR; the protein is encoded by the coding sequence ATGGAGGCAGGATTCATCGGTCTCGGCGTGATGGGGCAGCCAATGGCCCTGAACCTGGCCCGTTCGGGCGCCGAACTCGTCGTCTGGAACCGCACCGCCGCCGCCTGCGAGCCGCTGCGGGCGGTGGGTGCGGCCGTGGCGGCCGAGCCGGCCGAGGTCTTCCGCCGGGCCCGCACGGTGATCCTGATGCTGGCCGACGGCGCGGCGGTCGACGCCGTCCTCGGCCGGGGCACGGCGGACTTCGCCGCCAACGTCGCCGGGCACACCGTCGTCCACATGGGCACCACCTCGCCCGAGTACTCGCGCGCTCTGGAGGCCGACGTCCGGTCGGCCGGAGGCCGCTACGTCGAGGCCCCCGTCTCCGGCTCCCGGGGACCGGCCCAGGCCGGACAGCTGGTGGCGATGCTGGCCGGGGATGACGCCGCGGTGCGCGAGGTGCGCCCCCTGCTCGCGCCGATGTGCGGCGACAGCTACCTCTGCGGCGCGGTCCCGGACGCCCTGCTGATGAAGCTCTCGGTCAACCTGTTCCTGATCACCATGGTCACCGGCCTCACCGAGGCGTTCCACTTCGCCGACCGGCACGGACTGGACCGGGAGCGCTTCCTGGCCGTGCTCGACGCCGGCCCGATGGCCAGCACCGTCTCCCGCGCCAAGGCCGCCAAGCTCGCCGAGCGCGACTTCGCGGTCCAGGCCGCGATCTCGGACGTGCTGAAGAACAACCGGCTGATCGCCGACGAGGCCCGGCAGTCCGGACTGGCCTCGCCGCTGCTCGACGCCTGCCACGCCCTCTACGCCGAGGCCGAGGCGCTGGGCCACGGACGCGAAGACATGGCAGCCGTGCTGCAGGCGATCGAGGCCCGCACCGACGGCCGGACCCGCTAG